The Pseudomonadota bacterium genome segment CGTCTTGTCGGATTCGTCGGACTGTCATACGCGCCTAGCCTGAGCTGAGCCTATCTTCGAGTTCCTGGATTCTGCGCTTGGAAAGCTGGTCCAAGCGAGCACTGAAATATACACCGGCAAGGGCCGCTGTCATGCCGGTCATCGTAGGGATGGTTGCCTTGGACACGCCACCGGCCATCGCGCGGACGTTGCCGCTGCCCACGAGCGACATGACGTCGAAGACTTCGATCATGCCCGTGACCGTCCCCAACAGCCCCAGCAGGGGACAGAGCCTGATCAACGTCTTGATCATGGGGATGAAACGCCGGACGCTCTGAGAAGCCTCGGAAATGATCTGGCGTCGGATCTGCTGAGCGTACCAGGATACGTGATCGCGCCGCGCTTCCCATGTGGCCACGACCAGGGCGCTCTCGCGCGGCTGCACCCTGTAGATGTGCCAGAAGCGCTCCAGGATCAGCGTCCACATCAGGAACGTGACCGCCATGAGGGCGTAGATCACGTCGCCCCCCATGCGCACCAGGGCCTCCACGCCCTGGAACACCTTAGGCAAGGAGTCCATGACCGCCTGTCGTCTGTTGCTCGGCACGCCGCGCTACCAGCCCGGCGCTCTGCTCATCGAGCACGCCCATGACCCGGCCGCTCAAGCTGCGGACCCAGCTGTGCAGCAGCACGAGCGCGATGGCCACCATCAAGCCCAACATCGTGGTGACCAGGGCCTCGGAAATACCTCCAGCCATTCGTTTGGGGTCACCCGTGCCGAACAGAGTCATGGCCTGGAAGGTGCGTATCAAGCCCGTGACCGTTCCGAGCAGCCCCATGAGCGGTGCTACTACCGACACGATCTTGACGGCCCACAGGTAGCTGTCGAGCTTGGGCAGCTCGCGCAGGATCACCTCGTTCAGGCGATGCTGCAGGGTGTCGATGTCTGCGGTCGGATTGTCGGCCTGAACCAAGAGCACCCGCCCGAGGGGATTGTCGGCACTGGGAGCTCCCAGGTTATTGCGCTGCTGGCGCACCTTGAGACCGATGAACGACAAGTGGCCGAGCTTTGCGAGGGCCACCAGGAACGCAGCGAACCCGAGTACGATGATGGTGTAGCCAATCACGCCGCCGTAGTCGATCCGCTCGCGGAAGCTCGGAGTGCGGATGAGCGCTCGTAGCATCGAGCCACGCGTGAAGTCCACGCCGAAGAAGGTGGCCACGTCGCCGCCCACCACGGTGGCGATCGACTCGGCTCCGTCCAAATAGCGTGGTTGAGGCTGCCGGGTCAGCTCCACGAGCTCTTTGGTTGCGGGCAGCCAGTCGAGGTACTTGCCGTCCGCGACCGCGTTGAAGATCCCGACTCGGATGACCTCCCGTTCGGTTTTGTTACCGTTGGCATCTACGACCGTGCCTTTGAAGCGCGCGACTTTTCCTTGCTCGATCGTTTCCTGCTGCATGAGGTACCAGAGTCGCTCGAGCTCCTCGATGGCAGGCAGCTCCTTGCTGGTGGCCAGCTTCTGTAGGCTGTCCGCCCGGCCCGGATACTGGGCGCTGGCTAGCGACGACTCCAGCTGGCTGCGCATGTCACCGGCGTATTGCCGAATCACGCCAAAAAGCTCACCCAAGGTACCGAGGCGTTCCTTGAGCGTGTTTTCGCCCTCGGTGATCTTGGTTTCGTTGTGATTGAACTCCGCCTCCAGGTTCGCTCCGCGCTTCTCGAGCTTGCGCAGCTGGGCCTTGGCGCTGTCCAGCAGGCTGGCCTGGCGACGTTTCGCTGTACGAAACTCCGCCTCTCGTTTCTTG includes the following:
- a CDS encoding MotA/TolQ/ExbB proton channel family protein; amino-acid sequence: MDSLPKVFQGVEALVRMGGDVIYALMAVTFLMWTLILERFWHIYRVQPRESALVVATWEARRDHVSWYAQQIRRQIISEASQSVRRFIPMIKTLIRLCPLLGLLGTVTGMIEVFDVMSLVGSGNVRAMAGGVSKATIPTMTGMTAALAGVYFSARLDQLSKRRIQELEDRLSSG
- a CDS encoding MotA/TolQ/ExbB proton channel family protein gives rise to the protein MAKCAAGLWLASWLVVAGGAQAQPKNLNDLLRQVKQGWQADRAETKKREAEFRTAKRRQASLLDSAKAQLRKLEKRGANLEAEFNHNETKITEGENTLKERLGTLGELFGVIRQYAGDMRSQLESSLASAQYPGRADSLQKLATSKELPAIEELERLWYLMQQETIEQGKVARFKGTVVDANGNKTEREVIRVGIFNAVADGKYLDWLPATKELVELTRQPQPRYLDGAESIATVVGGDVATFFGVDFTRGSMLRALIRTPSFRERIDYGGVIGYTIIVLGFAAFLVALAKLGHLSFIGLKVRQQRNNLGAPSADNPLGRVLLVQADNPTADIDTLQHRLNEVILRELPKLDSYLWAVKIVSVVAPLMGLLGTVTGLIRTFQAMTLFGTGDPKRMAGGISEALVTTMLGLMVAIALVLLHSWVRSLSGRVMGVLDEQSAGLVARRAEQQTTGGHGLLA